The DNA sequence ATGCTGGGGTCAAAAAAATGTTAAGATATTGAGTTCAAGGTCATAAGGTTGTATGTTCAATTCTTGGAGCAGGCGCCACATTATGTCCCAGAAAagaccccccttcggtcatgaatggccatgtaattgcacctagaaagttaccctccaaagcacaagtcttccataggttgttttatggaagaccagcagtcgcccatgcataccagcctccactctccacatcactgatgttatccaaaggaacggcaaaggggtcgatacagcttggcaccagtgacatcgcaactcatttctacagatgagtgaactggagccacgtgaaataaagtgtcttgctcaagaacaaacacagtctggttcaggaattgaactcactacctgaTGTTTGTGaacttgatgctctaaccactgagacatgcACCTTGAATATGTaaaaagggtaaagggtaaagacccccttcagtcatgaatgaccctgggactgcacctagaaagttcccctccgaggcacaagtccaggcatatttgtttatggaagaccagcagtcacccatgcattccAGTGtcccctctctatgccaccgatgttatccaagggaaaggcaaaggggccaatacagcttggcaccagtgatgtcacaactcatttctacagttgagtgaactggagccatgtgaaaataaagtgttttgctcaagaaatcaACACAGtccagtccgggaatcaaactcacaacttcacaATTGTAAGCCTGATagcctaaccactgagccatatgccttcatGTCCCAGAGCACAGGTAcatcatttcacactgctccagtctacttagcGGAAAATAAGCAACAGCCAACTGCTAAagccctctctctttccccagcTGTCACACCATTGATGTGGTGCTGGGTTACGCAACGTGTGAGAGGGCCAAGAGGGTGCCTACGTCTGCCTGTGACTAGACAAGcacttaaaacaattagtgaaagcatggtataTACTACCAAGTCTTACTTGCTTGTGAGTGATGGCCATGTTCGGTTATTGTCCATTATGAaatgagagaatgaaaagcaGTTTCGTTGCACTTTGGTGACATCACCACCGAGGCAATTCCATTCCAACATCAAGTGAAAATCAATCTCTTACTCTCTGTCAGGTGGCGCTTTGATAGACGTAGTGGAACTACAACAGCGAACAGATCAAAGAGGAGCAACGAAACTTTTCCACACTTCATAATAGACAGCACGCTTAAGAGACAGATGAAAATAGAATGTCAACAGATCCCGTGCCTTTTGAAATGGTTAGAACGACTCTATGATACAGTTtgctatacatgcatgtataaccatatatacacacacacatacatacatacaagatgttTCAATCActggcctgtggccatgctggaaccaCCTCCATCAAGGGGGTTCTAGTCAGTGCTATCAACCCCCCCTAATATTTTGTATCACCTTAGAACTGAGGAAAACATGCAAAGATGTcctgggcaggatttgaactaaggcacacacacagacacacacacatacatacatgcacacacacaacacatacatattcatgcatccatgtatgtgtataaatctatcTCTACACTCATATTCATTtacgcacacaattatatatatatatatatacatatacacatatatatatatatatacgcacacacacacatatatactgtttaAATGCTACAGACCAACCCACAAACTTTGTTTTGGTGTGgctttattttaagttttagttttcaaatttaaaatttattagtattattataattattatttttcattttgctatttCCTTGTCATGCTACGTGTCACCGCAGACATTTAGAacggaaatttaaaaaaaaaaaaaactttaaaaaaaaaaccaaaatttttttttgttaaaaaaatcaCACGTAGGTATAGGATTTAATGATTTCTGTTCTTCTCTGAGtgtcgacatcggtggaaacgGATATCGTCGAAACTGTATGGGAGCCCATTTCTCCGGTACCGCAAAGTTCCTTGATGGATTGCACATGGTATTTCACTTGCTCGACTCCTAACACAACCCCAGCCCGCACACGATTGGCAGCGTAGCTGCTGGACTCTCTTAAAGATTGTACATAATGGCTACCAGTGTCCTTAATTGAATGCATGTACTGGCTGCTTGTATCACGAATGGTTTGAACGTGGCACCGCATCTTCAACATTCTTCTTTCAACTCCGTCCATCAAACGAGCTCTCACTTCATCAAGGGTCTCCCGGATGTTCGTGTCCGGAGACACCTTATCGTAGTAGTCTTCATAATCGGTCACAGGTGTGGTACACTTGAGAGGGGAGGCCCCTGGAGAATGGTCAAGGTATGGTATGGAACCAAATGAAGAAAAATCCGAATTGGTGCAGTTACTGATCTTTTCGATTTCTGTAGAAGAATTGATTTCGACTGGTTGAATTTCTGGATCTTGGTCCGAGACTTTGAAATTCTTTTTGCGCTTGTTTATTACGTGTACGAGGATACGGATCGACCCAAACAAGATCCCCagcaaaaggaaagaaagggatGCACCAAGACTGACAACAAGACTCATAGTGTAGACTGACGGAATTAGGGAGTAAACCTTTAAAACTAGTGTTGCTGAATTGTTCCCTAAGGGGTTAATTGCTAAACAACGGAACCGACCACCAAAATAGCCACGTAAATTCTGGATAAATAGCGACCCGTTATTCGATATGTAAATGTCGGAACTGTATTTAGAATCTAAATAAGTGTGCTTCATGAGAAACGGCTGTGATATCGAAGTCAATAGATGCAGATGCATATCATGTGCAAACAGGTCACCCCAGGGTGTTACCCAGACAATGCTGGGTCTGGGAGAACCTGTAGCATTGCAATCTAAGCGGATATTTTGATGACTAACTATAGACATGTTGGCACTCACAAAGTCCAGATGTGGTCCTTCACATAAAACATCAGTGTAATTCAAAAGCAACACCTGGTCCCCTGCTAGTGAAGGCGGAGAATGACATGTAAGGTtctgaaaattatagaaaagttCAGGATTGTTGTTATAAGCAACCAAAAACTCTTGCACAACACAAGAACAATCGATCGGGTTCCCTTCCAGTGATACCTGATGCAGATTGCTAAACGACAATAGCAAATCTTCATGGAATGTCTGAAGCAAGTTGTGGCGCAGGTCGACCATTTTTAGAATACTGTTGTTCATGAGTGTGAAAGGCGGTATGTAGGTTAAGTAGTTGTAGGACAAATCCaacatttctaaattttctaaaGGTTTGAATATGGAATTTGGTAATACTGGAAGAAAATTATTGTGTAAGTCAAGATATTCCAAATGAACCAAATGAGAAAATACACCTGTCGGCAGTGCTGCTAGCTTATTGTTGCTTAAGTCTAAAGAGACGAGATTGTTTAAAGATAAAAAGGCATCCTGAGATATGTTTGTGATGTTGTTCCTGCTGAGGTTTAGGTATGCTAAACTGGTGAGGCCGTCAAAAGACTCTGAAGAGATGCCAGTCAATTCGTTGAAACTCAAATCGAGATTGAAGACGTTGGCCGGTAAGAGAGACTGAGCTGAAAATTCTTCCAGACGTCCATTAATGGTGATGTTGCGAACATACGGCGGCACATTTTCAAGTTTGTCGATACCAAAGCAAGTCAAAGAAAGGCTGTCATTGCAGTTGCAACCAACTTGGCAGCACGTGACCTCCACCACAGATGTAAAAGCCAacaggagaataataataataatcaactggTAAACCGGAGAGACAGCGTGAAGAATCATTTTTTCAGCAATCTGCATCTGACTGAAACAGGAAACAAATACATCGTTAGACAACGAGATTGCAATTAGCAAACACTGACAATTCATTAGATAATTAAAATCAATCGATACTCTTCACACTGATGCTGTCATACAGATTGGTTTCCTTTTCTTACTTCCAAATGTCATTTCCAAACAAGGCTCAGGTATTCAGGGTGTGAAGGAgaaactctttctttttttttttaagagggaCAGCAGAACTCCTGACCCTTTACAGGGTCTCAGAGACAGATGGAGAGTGAGGGAGGGGTTCCTAGAAGTGGAGACCTGCTTTGAATGCTTGCAAAAGCGGGGTCACTGGAAGGTATACAAGGTGCCGAGTGGTGGTGTGAAACTGGGTGATGGATTAAGAACTGGGTGATGGGTCAACATCGGGGTGATGGATTAAGAACTGAGTGATGGATCAACATCACCATCCAACTAGGGTCTctaacaggatttgaattcagaatgcaaaaagACAAATTGAATACAAGGTACTTGGTCCTCCATTCTTATAGTTCAATCAACCCATTAGCTTGGATTTATAGCTGTGAGGTAAGGAGCCTGCTTCCCAActagatggttctgggttcagtccctgtgtgtggcaccttgggcaaatgtcttctactatagcctcaagctgaccaaaggcttgtgagtgaatttggtacaaggaaactgaaagaagcccatcgtatatatgtgtgtgtgtgtgtgtgtgtgtgtatctttgtgtttgtgtcccccactactgcttgacaaccagtgttagtgtttttatgtccctgtgacttagcagtttggcaaaagctgccaagagaataattactaggctttaaaaaaacaagtaccaaggttgattcattcgactaagaatttttcaaggtggtgccccagcatggccatagtctaacgcctaaagtaaaaaaagaacatCAGAAGAACGGAATGCAAAGTGGACTTTGACTGGATTTGAACCCAAACTGATTCTGGTTCATGATTTGAAAAAAAGCATTGCTGCACAATTCACAAGTAGTTTACAAACACAGAGAACCACAAAGAACAAAGCTAATGGCCAAATTAATAGCAACGCcaacatttacacacattatAAGCTTGAAAGCCTCTACATaacgtacgtgtgtgtctatgtgtgtgtgtgtgtgtgtagaaaggagagagagagagaaccaaacAGAAGCACCAAGTAGTTAAAGAAGGAGACAATAGCTCAACTAATTACTTTAGGAGTGAGAAGCAGTCAGAGCTCACTCACTTGTGTCAGTctgtcttttattctctctttctttctctctctgtccatctcaGCTTTTCTCTTTCACAATCACATCCTGACTACTAAACTTCTACCTCCGATAAACACACGTGGTGCTTATCCTTATCCTCATACAACAGCAGTTAAGTACCAACTGCTAAGAGTACCATAAATTCCAGAAAACatattcaatttgttttaattatatttaactctgtgtgtgtgtgtgtgtgtgtgtgtgtgtgtgtgtgtgtgtctgtgtgttgtaggCTGAGTCCATGCTTGTTCTAGTTTGACCTTCCAGGGTCAAAAACAGACTACCAAGTCAAGAGCCAGGGTCAATGCTATCAACCCCATCCACCTCAAAACTGATAGCTTTGCACCGAAACCAGAAacccttattatcatcatcttgtgTTGTCATTTACGTTTGTCATGTCCTTTAAAATATCTTACATATTAGcccctgtggccaataaaagaatgaattNNNNNNNNNNNNNNNNNNNNNNNNNNNNNNNNNNNNNNNNNNNNNNNNNNNNNNNNNNNNNNNNNNNNNNNNNNNNNNNNNNNNNNNNNNNNNNNNNNNNNNNNNNNNNNNNNNNNNNNNNNNNNNNNNNNNNNNNNNNNNNNNNNNNNNNNNNNNNNNNNNNNNNNNNNNNNNNNNNNNNNNNNNNNNNNNNNNNNNNNNNNNNNNNNNNNNNNNNNNNNNNNNNNNNNNNNNNNNNNNNNNNNNNNNNNNNNNNNNNNNNNNNNNNNNNNNNNNNNNNNNNNNNNNNNNNNNNNNNNNNNNNNNNNNNNNNNNNNNNNNNNNNNNNNNNNNNNNNNNNNNNNNNNNNNNNNNNNNNNNNNNNNNNNNNNNNNNNNNNNNNNNNNNNNNNNNNNNNNNNNNNNNNNNNNNNNNNNNNNNNNNNNNNNNNNNNNNNNNNNNNNNNNNNNNNNNNNNNNNNNNNNNNNNNNNNNNNNNNNNNNNNNNNNNNNNNNNNNNNNNNNNNNNNNNNNNNNNNNNNNNNNNNNNNNNNNNNNNNNNNNNNNNNNNNNNNNNNNNNNNNNNNNNNNNNNNNNNNNNNNNNNNNNNNNNNNNNNNNNNNNNNNNNNNNNNNNNNNNNNNNNNNNNNNNNNNNNNNNNNNNNNNNNNNNNNNNNNNNNNNNNNNNNNNNNNNNNNNNNNNNNNNNNNNNNNNNNNNNNNNNNNNNNNNNNNNNNNNNNNNNNNNNNNNNNNNNNNNNNNNNNNNNNNNNNNNNNNNNNNNNNNNNNNNNNNNNNNNNNNNNNNNNNNNNNNNNNNNNNNNNNNNNNNNNNNNNNNNNNNNNNNNNNNNNNNNNNNNNNNNNNNNNNNNNNNNNNNNNNNNNNNNNNNNNNNNNNNNNNNNNNNNNNNNNNNNNNNNNNNNNNNNNNNNNNNNNNNNNNNNNNNNNNNNNNNNNNNNNNNNNNNNNNNNNNNNNNNNNNNNNNNNNNNNNNNNNNNNNNNNNNNNNNNNNNNNNNNNNNNNNNNNNNNNNNNNNNNNNNNNNNNNNNNNNNNNNNNNNNNNNNNNNNNNNNNNNNNNNNNNNNNNNNNNNNNNNNNNNNNNNNNNNNNNNNNNNNNNNNNNNNNNNNNNNNNNNNNNNNNNNNNNNNNNNNNNNNNNNNNNNNNNNNNNNNNNNNNNNNNNNNNNNNNNNNNNNNNNNNNNNNNNNNNNNNNNNNNNNNNNNNNNNNNNNNNNNNNNNNNNNNNNNNNNNNNNNNNNNNNNNGGGGGGGGGGGGTCTGGCCAGAATGTGGGAGTTATTTATACACACTGGTATCTCTCATCTCAGACTGCTTTAAGTGCATAtattaattttggtttcaaattttggcaacaaggccagcaattttagggggaagtggtggtgggggtagtcgATTGCAtcccacccacctacccaccatgctcaactggtatttcattttattgacccactgaaagaatgaaaagcaaagtcaaccttggcaggatttgaactcagaatgtaaaagcagaagaaatgctgccaagcattttgtccagtgtgctaatgattccgccagctcaccaataataataataataataataataatcctcttccagttctatatttaagagataaagaattatgttcattatttacatttgacggatacttgtcctcatcttgtttgttgttaacacaacatttcagttgatatacccACCCAGgtgtcttcatcaggtgtcttggggatgagaacccaggttagaaatttcccccaaaacactcgatgaaggttggagggtatatcagccgaaacgttgtgttaacaacaaacaagatgaggacaaatatctgtcaaatgtaaataatgtaaataattcttttcactagaagcacaaggcctcgaatttgggagaagggattaagttgattacatcgatcctggtgcatagctggtactaattttatcgaccacaaaaggatgaaaggcaaagtcgacctcggtggaatttgaactcagaacataaagacagatgaa is a window from the Octopus bimaculoides isolate UCB-OBI-ISO-001 chromosome 25, ASM119413v2, whole genome shotgun sequence genome containing:
- the LOC106870280 gene encoding leucine-rich repeat and fibronectin type-III domain-containing protein 4: MQIAEKMILHAVSPVYQLIIIIILLLAFTSVVEVTCCQVGCNCNDSLSLTCFGIDKLENVPPYVRNITINGRLEEFSAQSLLPANVFNLDLSFNELTGISSESFDGLTSLAYLNLSRNNITNISQDAFLSLNNLVSLDLSNNKLAALPTGVFSHLVHLEYLDLHNNFLPVLPNSIFKPLENLEMLDLSYNYLTYIPPFTLMNNSILKMVDLRHNLLQTFHEDLLLSFSNLHQVSLEGNPIDCSCVVQEFLVAYNNNPELFYNFQNLTCHSPPSLAGDQVLLLNYTDVLCEGPHLDFVSANMSIVSHQNIRLDCNATGSPRPSIVWVTPWGDLFAHDMHLHLLTSISQPFLMKHTYLDSKYSSDIYISNNGSLFIQNLRGYFGGRFRCLAINPLGNNSATLVLKVYSLIPSVYTMSLVVSLGASLSFLLLGILFGSIRILVHVINKRKKNFKVSDQDPEIQPVEINSSTEIEKISNCTNSDFSSFGSIPYLDHSPGASPLKCTTPVTDYEDYYDKVSPDTNIRETLDEVRARLMDGVERRMLKMRCHVQTIRDTSSQYMHSIKDTGSHYVQSLRESSSYAANRVRAGVVLGVEQVKYHVQSIKELCGTGEMGSHTVSTISVSTDVDTQRRTEIIKSYTYV